The following are encoded together in the Syngnathus typhle isolate RoL2023-S1 ecotype Sweden linkage group LG5, RoL_Styp_1.0, whole genome shotgun sequence genome:
- the LOC133154650 gene encoding leukocyte surface antigen CD53-like produces MDRSCVNCLKNLMVFLNFLCWLCGAFVVAFGIFQSIHSKFASLVTTFWPIFPANTLVVTGTIVTCVCYLGVLGAMKENRWLLISFFLLLFILMLIELAMACVFLVYSRVIDSYFEKDLRQSLEIYRESGPGENQTIKEDFDAVQHLFRCCGVHGEADWMGHVPISCCVQDPCNSLIHTNWPEGCLIKLRDWFAGNYRSTGAGVVTLFIIQFLCLCFTIPLFCHFGRNGLGYL; encoded by the exons ATGGATCGCTCGTGTGTAAACTGCTTGAAAAACCTGATGGTGTTCCTCAACTTCCTGTGCTGG CTATGTGGTGCATTTGTTGTTGCTTTCGGGATATTTCAAAGCATACACTCCAAGTTCGCATCTCTGGTCACAACTTTCTGGCCCATCTTCCCCGCCAACACGCTGGTGGTCACTGGTACTATTGTTACCTGCGTGTGTTATCTGGGTGTGCTTGGTGCCATGAAGGAGAATCGCTGGCTGCTCATCAGT TTTTTCCTCCTGCTCTTCATCCTGATGCTGATAGAGCTGGCCATGGCTTGTGTCTTCCTGGTTTACAGCAGAGTG ATAGACTCATATTTTGAGAAAGACCTGAGACAAAGTTTGGAGATCTACAGGGAGTCAGGTCCCGGAGAGAACCAGACCATTAAAGAGGATTTTGATGCTGTCCAGCACCTG TTTCGGTGTTGTGGCGTACACGGTGAGGCAGactggatgggtcatgttcccATCTCCTGTTGTGTCCAGGATCCCTGCAACTCCCTTATCCACACCAACTGGCCAGAG GGTTGTCTCATTAAACTGAGAGACTGGTTTGCAGGAAACTATCGGAGCACCGGAGCAGGCGTTGTCACTCTCTTTATCATCCAG TTCCTTTGTCTGTGTTTTACCATCCCACTGTTTTGTCACTTTGGTCGAAATGGGCTGGGCTACTTGTGA
- the LOC133154754 gene encoding VIP36-like protein isoform X1: MFSMFYLKNMRDLTCLLAVLYTLRLSMATDGPLMERFFKRDYSLVQPYNGFSSYSSWDLKGTALVTAEYVRLTPDQPHRQGAIWSQNPLLLYDWELKVHFKIHGRGKTYMAGDGFAIWLTKERMEDGHVFGSRNNFTGLGVFVDTFPNYKYGWMDDWDYPRVSVMLGNGILSYDHDSDGRSTELGSCSAKVRNSRDGAFILIRYTQNRLKIMTAMRAVGGGDWIWEDCTNIAGVHLPAGNYLGASAATGELSDYHDIISMKLYELTVDGGPKENLHTQRSDDKSELQDDFKEKHISGIQLLTLFFIILGLCALVAGGSKLYRRWEEKKRKRFY; this comes from the exons atgttttcaatgttttatttgaaaaacatGCGCGATTTAACATGTTTGTTAGCAGTACTTTATACTTTACGGCTGTCGATGGCTACAGACGGCCCTTTAATGGAGAGGTTTTTCAAGCGGGACTATTCTCTTGTACAGCCTTATAATG GCTTCTCAAGCTATTCATCGTGGGATCTGAAGGGTACTGCTTTAGTAACAGCTGAATATGTGAGGCTCACCCCGGACCAGCCGCACAGACAGGGAGCTATCTGGAGTCAAAAT cCTTTACTGTTATACGACTGGGAGCTCAAGGTCCACTTTAAAATCCACGGGCGGGGAAAGACGTATATGGCTGGAGATGGTTTTGCCATTTGGTTAACCAAAGAGCGCATGGAGGATG GGCATGTTTTTGGCAGCAGAAACAATTTCACTGGTCTCGGAGTATTTGTGGACACGTTTCCCAATTataaatatggatggatggatgat TGGGATTACCCTCGTGTGTCAGTGATGTTGGGGAACGGGATCCTGTCTTATGACCACGATAGTGACGGACGATCCACTGAGCTCGGAAGCTGCTCGGCTAAGGTTCGCAATTCAAGAGATGGCGCATTTATCCTCATTAGATACACCCAAAACAgattgaag ATCATGACAGCTATGAGAGCTGTTGGTGGTGGTGATTGGATTTGGGAAGACTGCACCAACATTGCAGGTGTTCATTTACCTGCTGGCAATTACCTTGGGGCTTCCGCTGCTACCGGTGAACTCTCAG ATTACCATGACATTATCTCCATGAAGTTGTATGAGCTGACAGTTGACGGCGGCCCAAAGGAGAATCTACACACCCAGAGGAGTGACGACAAGAGCGAATTACAAG ATGACTTCAAAGAGAAGCACATAAGTGGAATCCAACTCTTGACCTTGTTCTTCATCATCCTGGGCCTGTGTGCACTCGTAGCGGGTGGGTCAAAATTATACAGGCGCTGGGAGGAAAAGAAACGCAAACGGTTCTATTGA
- the LOC133154754 gene encoding VIP36-like protein isoform X2: protein MFSMFYLKNMRDLTCLLAVLYTLRLSMATDGPLMERFFKRDYSLVQPYNGFSSYSSWDLKGTALVTAEYVRLTPDQPHRQGAIWSQNPLLLYDWELKVHFKIHGRGKTYMAGDGFAIWLTKERMEDGHVFGSRNNFTGLGVFVDTFPNYKYGWMDDWDYPRVSVMLGNGILSYDHDSDGRSTELGSCSAKVRNSRDGAFILIRYTQNRLKIMTAMRAVGGGDWIWEDCTNIAGVHLPAGNYLGASAATGELSDYHDIISMKLYELTVDGGPKENLHTQRSDDKSELQGRRNRLLLPKMTSKRST from the exons atgttttcaatgttttatttgaaaaacatGCGCGATTTAACATGTTTGTTAGCAGTACTTTATACTTTACGGCTGTCGATGGCTACAGACGGCCCTTTAATGGAGAGGTTTTTCAAGCGGGACTATTCTCTTGTACAGCCTTATAATG GCTTCTCAAGCTATTCATCGTGGGATCTGAAGGGTACTGCTTTAGTAACAGCTGAATATGTGAGGCTCACCCCGGACCAGCCGCACAGACAGGGAGCTATCTGGAGTCAAAAT cCTTTACTGTTATACGACTGGGAGCTCAAGGTCCACTTTAAAATCCACGGGCGGGGAAAGACGTATATGGCTGGAGATGGTTTTGCCATTTGGTTAACCAAAGAGCGCATGGAGGATG GGCATGTTTTTGGCAGCAGAAACAATTTCACTGGTCTCGGAGTATTTGTGGACACGTTTCCCAATTataaatatggatggatggatgat TGGGATTACCCTCGTGTGTCAGTGATGTTGGGGAACGGGATCCTGTCTTATGACCACGATAGTGACGGACGATCCACTGAGCTCGGAAGCTGCTCGGCTAAGGTTCGCAATTCAAGAGATGGCGCATTTATCCTCATTAGATACACCCAAAACAgattgaag ATCATGACAGCTATGAGAGCTGTTGGTGGTGGTGATTGGATTTGGGAAGACTGCACCAACATTGCAGGTGTTCATTTACCTGCTGGCAATTACCTTGGGGCTTCCGCTGCTACCGGTGAACTCTCAG ATTACCATGACATTATCTCCATGAAGTTGTATGAGCTGACAGTTGACGGCGGCCCAAAGGAGAATCTACACACCCAGAGGAGTGACGACAAGAGCGAATTACAAGGTAGAAGAAACAGGCTTCTATTACCCAAG ATGACTTCAAAGAGAAGCACATAA